The Bernardetia sp. genome has a window encoding:
- a CDS encoding tRNA-binding protein, translating to MISYSDFEKIELRAGTILEAKVFEKARKPAYQLRIDFGDFGIKKSSAQITVKYPNPAALEGKQIVAVTNFPPKQIANFMSECLVLGVVGDENAVTLLTTDKPTPNGLLIS from the coding sequence GTGATTTCCTATTCAGATTTTGAAAAAATAGAACTTCGTGCCGGAACAATTTTGGAAGCAAAAGTTTTTGAAAAGGCACGCAAACCAGCCTATCAGTTGCGTATAGATTTTGGCGATTTCGGCATTAAAAAATCTAGTGCACAGATTACAGTAAAATATCCTAATCCAGCAGCATTAGAGGGCAAGCAGATTGTGGCAGTTACTAATTTTCCTCCTAAACAAATTGCCAATTTTATGTCGGAATGTCTTGTATTGGGTGTAGTAGGCGACGAAAATGCTGTAACACTACTTACCACAGACAAGCCTACTCCAAACGGTTTGTTGATTAGCTAA
- a CDS encoding gamma carbonic anhydrase family protein, producing MALILPVRGFSPKFGKDCFLAPNATIVGEVEMGDNCSVWFSAVVRGDVNYIKIGHHTNIQDNATIHGTYQTAPTTIGNYVSIGHNAIVHGCTIEDNVLIGMGARLMDGVIVRTGSIVAAGAVVLEGTEIESGYIYAGVPAKKVKPIGERGEMLQRIANNYIKYSGWFMEGEE from the coding sequence ATGGCTCTTATTCTTCCTGTACGTGGTTTTTCTCCTAAGTTTGGCAAAGATTGTTTTTTAGCTCCTAATGCTACGATTGTAGGTGAGGTAGAAATGGGAGATAATTGTAGTGTTTGGTTTAGTGCTGTGGTGCGTGGCGATGTAAATTACATTAAAATCGGACATCATACCAATATTCAAGACAATGCAACCATTCATGGAACATACCAAACTGCGCCTACAACGATTGGAAACTATGTCAGTATCGGACACAATGCCATTGTTCACGGCTGTACGATTGAAGATAATGTACTGATAGGAATGGGCGCAAGGCTTATGGATGGTGTAATTGTCCGAACAGGAAGCATTGTAGCAGCAGGAGCAGTCGTTTTGGAAGGCACAGAAATAGAGAGTGGATATATTTATGCTGGCGTGCCTGCAAAAAAAGTAAAACCCATTGGCGAAAGAGGCGAAATGCTCCAACGCATAGCCAACAACTACATCAAATATTCGGGTTGGTTTATGGAAGGGGAGGAGTAG